From one Lysinibacillus sp. G4S2 genomic stretch:
- the rbfA gene encoding 30S ribosome-binding factor RbfA codes for MSLRSNRVAEQMKKELGDILGRKIKDPRVGFVTVTGVEVTGDLQQATIYITTLGNEREREETLKALVKASGFIRSEIGTRIRLRRTPELIFEFDSSIEYGNRIDSLLRGLHEE; via the coding sequence ATGTCTCTACGCTCTAACCGTGTTGCTGAGCAAATGAAAAAAGAGCTCGGTGATATTCTTGGCCGTAAAATAAAAGATCCGCGTGTTGGTTTTGTTACTGTTACTGGTGTTGAAGTGACAGGTGATTTACAGCAAGCGACCATTTATATTACAACTCTAGGCAATGAACGTGAACGAGAGGAAACACTAAAAGCTTTAGTAAAAGCTTCTGGTTTCATTCGCTCGGAAATCGGTACACGAATCCGTTTGCGTCGTACACCAGAATTAATCTTTGAATTTGATTCATCGATTGAATATGGGAACCGTATTGATTCATTGTTACGTGGTTTACACGAAGAATAA
- a CDS encoding DUF503 domain-containing protein, whose translation MIVYAEVEFIIQTAHSLKEKRAVLQRMITRTKQKFNVSIAEIDHQNVWQRTKLALVAVSSSKEAAEREINHALHYLQSNPSWEQLDVWRDYL comes from the coding sequence ATGATTGTTTATGCAGAGGTTGAATTTATTATTCAAACTGCCCATTCGTTGAAGGAAAAACGTGCTGTTCTACAGCGTATGATTACCCGCACTAAGCAAAAATTTAATGTCTCCATTGCGGAAATTGACCATCAAAATGTATGGCAACGCACGAAATTAGCGCTTGTTGCTGTTTCTTCATCAAAAGAAGCAGCCGAGCGGGAAATTAATCATGCGCTCCACTACTTACAGTCAAATCCATCTTGGGAACAGCTAGATGTGTGGCGAGACTATTTATAA